TTACAATTTGTGCAGAATGTGATTGTCCACAACATTAGAGTTCATCACATCCTTTCTAAGAATGGTGGTATGATTAGAGATTCTGTTAAACATATTGGTCTTAGGACAGTGAGTGATGGTGATGCTATTTCCCTTTTCGGTGCTAACCGTATCTGGATAGATCATTGTACTTTAACCAAGGGTGCTGATGGACTCGTCGATGCAATCATGGCTTCCACTGCTATCACCATTTCTAACTGCAAATTCAACCATCACAACGACGTAAGTTTTTCTCATCTCATTTTATCAGCTATGTTCATAAGCCAGGTCTCGAAAGGCGGTTGTCAATGTGTTTAAGCTAACAACAACAAATGACTATTCAGGTTATGCTTTTGGGAGCAAACGATGCCTTCCCTCAAGATAAAATCATGCAAGTTACAGTTGCATTCAATAGGTTCGGAAAGGGATGTATCCAGAGGATGCCAAGGTGCAGGTGGGGATTCTTCCACGTTGTCAACAACGACTACGCCAAATGGGAAATGTATGCTATTGGTGGCACAGCTAACCCCACCATCATTAGCCAGGGTAACCGTTTCAAGGCTGCCGACAATCCCAACACTAAAGAGGTACTATCTACTTAACATTCCaatcacattttcttttataaaagctGTGCCCGTGAGGTCAGCTTGCACCCACCTCGACTATTTCACCAACTACCTGCTACCTCCAATCAACTCATATATCAGATAGTATATATATGTCTACCAAGGCTTAAGCATATATGACGAGATCACTTAACATTCTTGTTCAATCACATTTTCTTTCATAGAAGTGGCATCCGTGGGTCAACTTGCACCCCACCTGGACCACTTCACCAAATACCTGCTACCTCCAATCAGCACACATACCACATATACGTGACGAGATCACCTAACTTTTTTGTTCAATCACAGTTCTTGATATGTTATATTAGATTGTAGCATAAGTACAACATAAACACACTTAAAACATCATTCTCGCCTTATTGCATTGTCAATTGCTAACATAAAGTATGCTAAAATGAAGGTGACAAACCGGAATGGCGCCCCAGAAGCTTTGTGGAGAAACTGGCAATGGAGATCCGAGGGTGATTTGTTCAAGAACGGAGCCTTCTTTAGGGAGTCTGGACCAGAAATCAAGAGCACTCCATTCACACAACATACCACAATCCAATTTGAGCCTGCTAAATTTGTAGGTAGACTCACTCGCAAGGCTGGTGTAATCCAGTGCAAGATTGGAAAAGCATGCTAGGCATGTTATATGTACAATGTAATAtcaattataatacataaaacatatTGTACatttcatttttggggttgACATGGAGccgaatatttttttttgggggggtcTTTTACAgtaagagaagaagaaaacgGCTAAGACATCTATCTGTTTTCTCTGTTTTTTTCGACTAttgctttctttcttcttcctagCTGGTTTACTCTATAGGTGAAACAGTGAAGATGGGGAAGAAAACGAAAAAAAGTGGGTTCTCTGGAGCTCAAGTTTATCTTTTTGTAACAGAAGTTTTGGTTTACGATTTTctaataaatgtaattttccCTGTTTGAATTTCAATATAGGCTACATGTCTCCCCAAGACTGAAATTTATTGTAATACAACCTATTCTATTACttactactccctccgtttcaatttgttcaTCTCATTTTGACTTAGCACCGAGTTCATGAAAGTAAAGATATTTAGAATGTAACAAAATGCTGAtcaatcttgtggtcttaaacatataGACAAACAGATTGATACGGAGGGAGTACATGTTTCATGCAACAAATACTGATGATATTTATAACAGTTTTATATTCAAGACAGATTTTTCCACAACCTTAGAGCAAATTGATCCAGAGTTTTCAATTGAACAAACATTTAAAACGAAGAAATATCAGAATTGAATTGGAGATCGATCACATGTACAAGCACAGAAGAGGAAAAACCAGAATAATGCATTAAACGAGATATGAAAACAAAGTCGAAACATCAAGGGATTTCCTTACAAAGAACTATCTGCTTTTGGAGTTGCTTTTATGAAGACATGTCCTGGCGTTGTGTCCTTTTCCTAAGCACACGCTGCAGCTATAAGTTCTCTTTACTCGAGTCTTGATTGTTGCAACAACTTTAGTGTCGAATTCATTCTTTTGGTGGCATGTTCTTCTGTTATGGCCACTTCTTTGACACTTGCTGCAATGATGATTAACCTTAACTGTCTTTTTCGGTACAATTAAGCTCAACTTTAAGCAAGTTCTTCTGTTATGACCCTTTGTTCCACATAATCCACATCTATAATGTCTATCCGTATTGTCTCGAATTTGTGGACAGTAGTTACTCCTATGTCCTTCCTGTCCACAATTTCTACAGTAAAATTTCACCCCTGCAATTACAAAATGACAGTAAGATGTTGCACCAGAATACCAAGAATTATGTGCAGTTTTTACGCTACACAAGCAAATGGTGAACTCAACTTACTGTGACAAGTAAATGAAGGGAAacaagaatgaaatattttctttctttttctctataTCATCTCGTTTTACGTCCTGTATAGACAAACATAGAGACCGTACTCTAGCTTGCACGTATATTGTGTTGTACATTTCTGCTAATTGTATGGAGTCATTATAAAGTGGTTTACACCAATTATTACAccaattattttctttagtgTAACAGTTTAAGACCCTTAAAGAAGCATTCAAGGAGTGACACTCGACATTTTCGTTTCAGCTAATGATATATCCAAAGAAGAAAGCAAAAACATCATCAATTTAAGTGTGACATGAGCTAAAACTTTATACACCTTTCATGGATATGCTTCTCTTGCGGCGGTTATCTGGATCACGGAAGTAACTTTTCATGGATTCTGAGGCACGTTTCCTAGCGGCAGGTGTCCCCTTTGCTTTCTGCATAACAAGTGTCATGGCAAGAAGGTGAATGTCTATAGTTACACACAGCTAGAGGTCAATCATTAAGATATGAAGTTAGCAAGTCAAACCTTAATAGCAGCTACTCTTTGTGCATGGAGCATCGGATCGCCATGGATAATCTTCATCCTTTTACTAAATAATCCAGTTTTGGCATTTAGGCTCTGCAATCATCCAACTAAACAAAAAAGATTATATTCAAGAAATGGAAAATCCGTCAAAAAGTTTAACATTTCGCATGAGGAACCAAAGATCATCCAAATGAAAGGTTCACTACATTGTCCAGACAATAGTGGTGAAATCGAAACATCAAAACAAGAAAACCAAGTAACAGAAAAATGAATACTAACTTTTAGTGATCTGCTGATCTTCAAATTGACTTCTGTGTTGGGAGATTGGTAGACACGCTTGGTTTTTCTCTTCGCGTCAAGCTTTATGTCTAAGTCGTCCACTTCATCGTCTTCTTTTACTTTTAAAGGTGAACTGCAAAGTATCATGTAGATTTCTTATATAGCAAAGTTACCTAAATTTGCAGAGAAATATTGCGTTTGAAGAAAGAACGATTTCAGCACAAGATGTCTAGTGCAGAATATAAAACAAAGGTCATTTTAACTCCTTCGACTACATAAAACAGAATGCCATGGTTAAGCCAAATGTGGCGATGCAAACATGTTGGTACATATTGAGAGTAGAACAATGAGTAAAACTTGATTATAGAGCAAACGTACAAGTCGGATGTAATAATAGTACAACGAGAACACATGGCTTTGGCAAAATGGTATCTAAACTGAAACTTGAGGCTGGAAATATTACCTTGATCGAGCTTTCTCCCAAGGCCGTTCATCGATAGACTCTTCCCAAATGACACAATCTCCACCACACTGATGACAAGTTATCATACCCTGCCGTACATGAAAACTTATACTAAGGACATAACTCTTATACGATCAACTTACATATCAAGTGTATATACAGGTAATTTAGAGCTCAATAAACATGATCTACAAAAGAAGTTACCTTTCCGTTACACAACGAACAATCTAAGTTGGATCTCTCGATTCCACATTCAGTACATGAAGTGTATCCCCTTCCTCTGCAGCTTGGACAAGGTAATTCTCTTATATACTGGCCATTTGGGCCAAACCATGATCTCGGACTCGATGCACTAGAAATGACCTTCCTGGAAAATGATTAAAAGACAGGTAAAAAATGGATAGTTAACTTGCTCAGGGGATAATTACGAGTAAATACACGAAAGGGGGCTTCTTATCATGAGGATAGCTGGATGAGGTATAGTTTGTGCTCCGATTATCATAATATCCAGTCTATACAGTTTTCACTGTCTTATTAACAAGAAAGACTAAAAAGTATTGATGTTTCAACGACTATTCCGAGGAGCAAACTTCAACACAATTAAATTTCCGCGTTCAAAAAAGAAGGAATAATTCAGCACAAAGAAAAATTAcagaaatataacaaaatacatataaggaaaatacaataacaacaacatatccatgtaatcccacaagtgaggtCCGGTGAGGGTAGAGTTTACACTAGACCTCCCTACCTTGGAAGGCCGAGAAGCAGTTTCcgatagaccctcggctcaagaaAAAGCATttcaaagaatataaaaaattaaataacagaAGTGAAGAAATCATGGCAAAGAATAAGGAACAATAACCACAACAAGATAGTGTGATAATCAAAGTACAAGAGACAATAGATAGTAAGAGCGATCGAAGGACTAGAAACTATAGGAGAAATACTACGACTACTAGTATAGATTTAACGAAACTATATAACaacagaaaaaaagaaaacataaggtCATTGCCAAACTTTACAAACTTAACAGAAAAACACAAATAGAAACTCTACTTCAGCAACAAATCATAGTCCATGATTTAATAAAAGCAATTAAACAGCAGCAAAAGAAGAAAGTTAAAACCTTGGCTGCAAATCAGCATCAAGTCCAAAAAGCTCCTCTGAAGGGTCATACATAGCCTATCAATACAACATGTTAAATATAAGCCCTCTATGATAATTTGTTCCAAGAAACAACAGGTTAATTTAACTATATCTACTATGAAGTTAAAATCACAAATGTCATACTtaataatttaaactttattcAATATAGAAGTTAGAACTTTACAACTAACACTAAGGGGTCGTTTTGTAGCATGGTTAGAATTATGCAACTATTAATaatgtatgtatataattatacaaGTTTCTAAATAAcgaaacaaatataatattaattttatacatgaataacttaCTTCCTAACTAGCTATAAAACATTGTATAACTATAATGTCATCCTTTTTAGTGTGACAAAACATAATTTTGTGATATAAGGAGAACAAAAGGGGGAAAAAAAACTCAATACCTGATTTTGTTTGATGGGTGATACAGAATCATCATTATTAgtgaaagaagataaaataggTAAATAAAAGAAGCTAAGTTTAGTTTTTGAAGGTGGTAATATCCAATAATGCAAATTCTTGTTACAATATCTCCATTGAGGCAACATTGATGACCATATTGTTGTTGACATTGTACATGAGAATTTCTTCAAATTGAAGAAGTGACTTAAAAtggagattttattttatttttgatgtttttttaagGAGTTATGTGGATGAAGAGAAGACAGCaagattttattgttttatccTATGGTTTTGGTCTCATttgttgattatttatttttttgtgtggggATAATGGGGGAAAATTGCATAAATGGTCCCTTTATATTTGAGATTGGTTCAAAGTAGTCTATTAAGTATTGTTTTTATGTACTTTTAATCCTCTAAATTGGCTCAAGTAAGCTTTTTTGGTCTTGAATCttgatcaaatatttaataataaactcTAATGGGTGATTTAGtgatcaaatatttaataaacatGATTTAACATGAACTCACATTAAGTGATGCAACTTTTGtgattaatgatattttttgtgCAATTTTAATTTGAGGTGTAGTTTGaatacttttatatatttataatattatattataatttttgatgAAGTGATTTGTAAGATATGATAGAATTGTTAAATTTATCAAGACAAATTTATTAGATATTTAGACAAAAATATGTGTGGAACTCAACTCTTATTTTCATAgtcaattttttgatttatcaTTGATTGATcgtattttaactttttaatataatgcaagtaatattgaaatttaaaaatatttttcgtcGTGCCAAACACATCTAAATCATTTGTTATATATAAGGCTAAtccaattttgttttatttctatAATCACACTTTCCCTCAAAATGTTTGCTCATCTCTAATAGAGCTTGCTCCAAGAAGGGGTCTTTCCAAATTCTACTTTTCATTCTTGTTTTAGCAAAATTCTTGtaaaaagattgaatctttgtTACCCCTTTTGCCTAAAATCTTTTGTATCCATGTCTGTTTTCTCCCTTTCTGCTTCCCCTGCTTCAGGTTTTAGTCTAAACCCTACTAAAACCTCTTCTTATCTCTCTTTTTCCTCTTCCATTAATACCATTTTTGCTCCTTTAACTTCCAACACAACAAAAAGCTTTTCTGGTTTGACCTATAAAGCAGCTTTGCCTAGAAATCTTTCTTTAACATGTCGCCATTCTGATTATTTTGAACCCcaacagcaacagcagcagcTACAGGGTAAGCTCTGTTAAGTTCTTTTGTTAATGGCTTTGCATATTCTTTAGTATTTCctattttatgaattaattatgcTACAATTTGTAGCTATTACTTTGGATTGGTTTTGGGTGCTAGAGGTTTAAATGGATTTTCCTGCAATGTGAATGGTGTTGATAGAATTTTCCCTAATTGCTTCATATGTTCAACTCAAAATAGCGAATTTTTGCTTGATTTGTTGTGGTTCtttatggggggggggggggtaatctATTTATGTGTATAGGTTTTCGAGTGAAGTGTTAAAAACACATCTGAAGTATCTGTTTTATTGAGTTTCAATGCAAGTTCCTACCTGAATTATCACCGACTATTATCAAAACACACCTCAACTATCAGTGGTTCACTTTTCCTACTTGAATGATGGTGATATTTCATGTAAGAAACTCGCACACATTACACCTGATAGTTGAGGTATGTTTTGAACTTTTGATAAATAGTTGGTGATATTTTAGATACGAAACTAAAAAGACGTGAtctttaggtgtgtttttgaccATTAACTTCAATTTTGTGGGACATATGTACACATAATCCAAATGGAGAACATTGGTTATGGTTGAGCCCATTGTGAATGTCTTGAAATGCTCTGCTTGTGGAGTCATGtaaatttgttttatatttagtGTTTGAAATGGAAAAGGAAAGGAGTACTTTTTAGTTTGTTCCAATTCTAGTTATCAagacatcaacatatatattagaaaattttacCACTTCCTAATGTTTTGTctgaaaagaaaattgaagttTTTGTCTCCCTCTACTACCTTCTGTTTTCGTCTTTCTAGTTTCTAGTACATTGTTCTTAGAACACAAATAAGAGCTGTCTTGGTATATTTGACTAAAGAATTAAGCCTGGTCAAGTTATATTGCTTTGAGCCTTTTCATGCTATGGAAGAACTAAAAATGTCATTGGTTTTTTAGGGGCATCTACGCCTAAGGTTTTTGTTGGATACTCAATATACAAAGGGAAGGCAGCTCTCACTGTGGAGCCTCGGTCACCAGAGTTCTCACCTTTAGATGTATGCTTCCTCGTGTATTTTGGTTGTTGCTCTTCTGTTCAATCTGTATTAGTTATTGAGGAAATGTAATTTAATGCTACTTTGGTGGTTCTAAATTATGGAGTAGTCAGGGGCCTTCAAGCTGTCAAAAGAGGGTATGGTGATGCTTCAATTTGCACCCGCTGCTGGTGTTCGTCAATATGATTGGAGTAGAAAGCAGGTAATCATtaccttaatttctctctttgcC
The window above is part of the Solanum pennellii chromosome 5, SPENNV200 genome. Proteins encoded here:
- the LOC107019829 gene encoding pectate lyase-like → MASISFNNSVIFLFSLLCFSSIIPKLYANIADFDPYLEKRAEEALQSSLAAYNENPESVTQIFNKEVGETLLNGTRRHLKEKDKEDKNEKVDKDDKEGDEKSVDGCKAYNPIDKCWRCDKNWANNRKALADCAKGFGHGTTGGKDGRFYVVTDPSDNNVEEPVPGTLRHAVIQEEPLWIIFEKSMIIRLKQELMINSNKTIDGRGVSVHVAYGGGLTLQFVQNVIVHNIRVHHILSKNGGMIRDSVKHIGLRTVSDGDAISLFGANRIWIDHCTLTKGADGLVDAIMASTAITISNCKFNHHNDVMLLGANDAFPQDKIMQVTVAFNRFGKGCIQRMPRCRWGFFHVVNNDYAKWEMYAIGGTANPTIISQGNRFKAADNPNTKEVTNRNGAPEALWRNWQWRSEGDLFKNGAFFRESGPEIKSTPFTQHTTIQFEPAKFVGRLTRKAGVIQCKIGKAC
- the LOC107019830 gene encoding uncharacterized protein LOC107019830 — encoded protein: MSTTIWSSMLPQWRYCNKNLHYWILPPSKTKLSFFYLPILSSFTNNDDSVSPIKQNQAMYDPSEELFGLDADLQPRKVISSASSPRSWFGPNGQYIRELPCPSCRGRGYTSCTECGIERSNLDCSLCNGKGMITCHQCGGDCVIWEESIDERPWEKARSSSPLKVKEDDEVDDLDIKLDAKRKTKRVYQSPNTEVNLKISRSLKSLNAKTGLFSKRMKIIHGDPMLHAQRVAAIKKAKGTPAARKRASESMKSYFRDPDNRRKRSISMKGVKFYCRNCGQEGHRSNYCPQIRDNTDRHYRCGLCGTKGHNRRTCLKLSLIVPKKTVKVNHHCSKCQRSGHNRRTCHQKNEFDTKVVATIKTRVKRTYSCSVCLGKGHNARTCLHKSNSKSR
- the LOC107018579 gene encoding single-stranded DNA-binding protein WHY1, chloroplastic, with translation MSVFSLSASPASGFSLNPTKTSSYLSFSSSINTIFAPLTSNTTKSFSGLTYKAALPRNLSLTCRHSDYFEPQQQQQQLQGASTPKVFVGYSIYKGKAALTVEPRSPEFSPLDSGAFKLSKEGMVMLQFAPAAGVRQYDWSRKQVFSLSVTEIGSIISLGAKDSCEFFHDPNKGRSDEGRVRKVLKVEPLPDGSGHFFNLSVQNKLINLDENIYIPVTKAEFAVLVSAFNFVMPYLLGWHTAVNSFKPEDASRSNNANPRSGAELEWNR